In one Brienomyrus brachyistius isolate T26 chromosome 7, BBRACH_0.4, whole genome shotgun sequence genomic region, the following are encoded:
- the LOC125746231 gene encoding serine/threonine-protein phosphatase with EF-hands 2-like isoform X2: MGCGITKSNAQELKKCQRAIGAALLIQRWYRQYVARMEMRRRCTWNIFQSIEYAGELDQIKLHNFFGYLMDHFTPASSERNLISHIFRENEICHDTELEMYFCYKNMEVSKLYSGPHLSFPLTVTGAAELVEAFRNKQHLHTRYVLQLLLETWKLLRLLPNINYVSTCQSKEITVCGDLHGHLEDLLLIFYKNGLPSLEKLYVFNGDFVDRGKHSIEVLLIIFAFMLVYPNNVHLNRGNHEDHIVNLRYGFTKEVLGKYMLHGKKILKLLQKIFSWLPLATVVDQKVLIVHGGISDTTDLSLIAKLDRQKYVSMFRPPEKNAASSGNQFLDIKPNTRMGTSLKSHCTLTCSAAVSSHQNLQCSSPLDPSSEVNHLVEDGLKTGLNVSCKDIQNTLSSDSKTSGTDHDNDNEWKQIDDVLWSDPMSQTGCIPNKIRGGGCYWGPDVTEKVLNRHNLQLLIRSHECKQEGYAFCHNRKVLTIFSASNYYEVGSNRGAYLRLGPDLVPHFNQYQANCGTRELTLRQSVSHMECSALRALRELLFAHKSDLIRALQEYDSGNTGQISLNHWSAAVEAVLQLGLPWRVLRPQLVTSAHDGLLDYQAWFRELAITEPRTEPFHRNLLETMYKHHSNLETIFRIIDTDHSGFISFEEFHQTWKLFSSHLNVGISEEAISDMAVSIDFNKDGKIDINEFMEAFRLAHRTMKHPTEREDSSASL; this comes from the exons ATGGGATGTGGGATCACTAAATCTAATGCACAAGAGCTGAAAAAATGCCAGAGAG CAATAGGAGCCGCTCTGCTCATCCAGCGATGGTACCGCCAATACGTGGCCCGTATGGAGATGAGACGGAGATGCACATGGAACATTTTCCAGTCTATAGAATATGCAGGGGAGCTAGATCAGATAAAG CTACACAACTTCTTTGGCTACCTCATGGATCACTTTACACCAGCTAGCAGTGAAA GAAACTTGATCTCCCACATCTTCAGGGAAAATGAAATATGTCATGACACAGAATTGGAGATGTACTTTTGCTATAAGAACATGGAAGTATCTAAGCTGTACTCTGGACCCCACCTCAGCTTCCCGCTCACTGTCACTGGCGCAGCTGAGTTAGTTGAAGCCTTCAGGAACAAACAG CATCTCCATACACGATACGTCCTTCAGCTTCTTCTGGAAACTTGGAAACTACTAAGATTATTGCCAAATATAAACTATGTTTCCACCTGCCAAAGCAAGGAAATCACTGTCTGTG gAGACTTACATGGCCATCTGGAGGACCTGCTGCTCATTTTTTATAAG AATGGCCTCCCATCGCTGGAGAAGCTCTATGTCTTTAATGGTGACTTTGTGGACCGTGGCAAGCACTCAATTGAGGTTCTTCTTATCATTTTTGCATTCATGCTGGTGTATCCAAATAATGTGCATCTCAACAGAGGAAATCATGAGGACCACATTGTGAATTTGAG GTATGGCTTCACCAAGGAAGTGTTGGGAAAATATATG CTCCATGGCAAGAAGATACTGAAACTGCTTCAGAAAATCTTCAGCTGGTTACCGCTAGCAACTGTGGTTGATCAGAAAGTCTTGATCGTGCATGGAGGTATCTCTGATACCACGGACCTCAGTCTCATTGCCAAACTGGACCGACAGAAA TATGTTTCAATGTTCAGACCTCCTGAGAAGAATGCGGCCTCTAGTGGAAACCAGTTTTTGGACATCAAGCCCAACACCAGGATGGGCACCAGCTTGAAGAGTCACTGCACCCTGACCTGCAGTGCTGCAGTCAGCTCCCATCAGAACCTCCAGTGCAGCTCTCCACTGGATCCCTCCAGTGAAGTAAATCATTTAGTGGAGGATGGGCTGAAGACTGGACTAAACGTGTCCTGCAAGGACATCCAGAACACACTCTCTTCTGACTCCAAGACTTCGGGGACAGATCATGACAATGACAATGAATGGAAACAG ATTGATGACGTGCTGTGGAGTGATCCGATGTCTCAAACTGGCTGCATTCCGAACAAGATTCGAGGAGGTGGATGTTACTGGGGTCCAGATGTAACAGAGAAGGTCTTGAACAGACATAATTTGCAGCTTCTTATCCGGTCCCATGAGTGCAAGCAGGAGGGTTATGCATTTTGTCACAATCGCAAG GTCCTGACCATTTTTTCCGCATCAAACTACTATGAAGTGGGCAGTAACAGAGGTGCCTACCTCAGACTAGGTCCGGATTTGGTACCGCATTTCAATCAGTACCAGGCTAACTGTGGAACCCGAGAGCTAACCCTCAGACAAAG TGTGAGCCACATGGAATGCTCAGCACTCAGGGCCCTGAGGGAGCTGCTCTTTGCTCACAAGTCGGACCTCATTAGAGCCCTCCAGGAATATGACAGTGGTAACACAG GACAGATCTCCCTCAATCACTGGTCTGCTGCAGTAGAGGCTGTGCTTCAGCTGGGCCTGCCCTGGCGGGTGCTGCGCCCCCAACTGGTGACCAGTGCGCATGACGGCTTGCTGGACTATCAGGCGTGGTTTCGTGAGCTTGCCATCACCGAGCCGAGGACTGAG CCTTTCCACCGGAATCTTCTTGAGACTATGTACAAGCATCATTCCAACCTTGAGACCATCTTTAGAATCATTGACACTGATCACTCAG GGTTCATCTCCTTCGAAGAGTTTCATCAAACATGGAAGCTGTTCAGCTCCCATTTAAACGTGGGCATAAGTGAGGAGGCGATCTCAGACATGGCAGTCAGCATTGACTTCAACAAAGACGGGAAAATTGACATCAACGAGTTCATGGAGGCCTTCCGCCTAGCGCACAGGACTATGAAGCACCCGACCGAACGTGAAGATTCAAGTGCAAGCCTTTAG
- the LOC125746231 gene encoding serine/threonine-protein phosphatase with EF-hands 2-like isoform X1, translating into MDEDGNTFIGYSLCYWEAFLYSVICIFSLVFILMNLLLGSVKTSCLCYNDHRFFFPSAIGAALLIQRWYRQYVARMEMRRRCTWNIFQSIEYAGELDQIKLHNFFGYLMDHFTPASSERNLISHIFRENEICHDTELEMYFCYKNMEVSKLYSGPHLSFPLTVTGAAELVEAFRNKQHLHTRYVLQLLLETWKLLRLLPNINYVSTCQSKEITVCGDLHGHLEDLLLIFYKNGLPSLEKLYVFNGDFVDRGKHSIEVLLIIFAFMLVYPNNVHLNRGNHEDHIVNLRYGFTKEVLGKYMLHGKKILKLLQKIFSWLPLATVVDQKVLIVHGGISDTTDLSLIAKLDRQKYVSMFRPPEKNAASSGNQFLDIKPNTRMGTSLKSHCTLTCSAAVSSHQNLQCSSPLDPSSEVNHLVEDGLKTGLNVSCKDIQNTLSSDSKTSGTDHDNDNEWKQIDDVLWSDPMSQTGCIPNKIRGGGCYWGPDVTEKVLNRHNLQLLIRSHECKQEGYAFCHNRKVLTIFSASNYYEVGSNRGAYLRLGPDLVPHFNQYQANCGTRELTLRQSVSHMECSALRALRELLFAHKSDLIRALQEYDSGNTGQISLNHWSAAVEAVLQLGLPWRVLRPQLVTSAHDGLLDYQAWFRELAITEPRTEPFHRNLLETMYKHHSNLETIFRIIDTDHSGFISFEEFHQTWKLFSSHLNVGISEEAISDMAVSIDFNKDGKIDINEFMEAFRLAHRTMKHPTEREDSSASL; encoded by the exons ATGGATGAGGATGGAAATACCTTTATAGGTTATAGTTTGTGTTATTGGGAAGCTTTTCTCTATTCagttatatgtattttttctttggTCTTTATCTTGATGAACCTATTGCTGGGGAGCGTCAAAACTAGCTGCTTATGCTACAATGATCATAGATTTTTCTTTCCGTCAGCAATAGGAGCCGCTCTGCTCATCCAGCGATGGTACCGCCAATACGTGGCCCGTATGGAGATGAGACGGAGATGCACATGGAACATTTTCCAGTCTATAGAATATGCAGGGGAGCTAGATCAGATAAAG CTACACAACTTCTTTGGCTACCTCATGGATCACTTTACACCAGCTAGCAGTGAAA GAAACTTGATCTCCCACATCTTCAGGGAAAATGAAATATGTCATGACACAGAATTGGAGATGTACTTTTGCTATAAGAACATGGAAGTATCTAAGCTGTACTCTGGACCCCACCTCAGCTTCCCGCTCACTGTCACTGGCGCAGCTGAGTTAGTTGAAGCCTTCAGGAACAAACAG CATCTCCATACACGATACGTCCTTCAGCTTCTTCTGGAAACTTGGAAACTACTAAGATTATTGCCAAATATAAACTATGTTTCCACCTGCCAAAGCAAGGAAATCACTGTCTGTG gAGACTTACATGGCCATCTGGAGGACCTGCTGCTCATTTTTTATAAG AATGGCCTCCCATCGCTGGAGAAGCTCTATGTCTTTAATGGTGACTTTGTGGACCGTGGCAAGCACTCAATTGAGGTTCTTCTTATCATTTTTGCATTCATGCTGGTGTATCCAAATAATGTGCATCTCAACAGAGGAAATCATGAGGACCACATTGTGAATTTGAG GTATGGCTTCACCAAGGAAGTGTTGGGAAAATATATG CTCCATGGCAAGAAGATACTGAAACTGCTTCAGAAAATCTTCAGCTGGTTACCGCTAGCAACTGTGGTTGATCAGAAAGTCTTGATCGTGCATGGAGGTATCTCTGATACCACGGACCTCAGTCTCATTGCCAAACTGGACCGACAGAAA TATGTTTCAATGTTCAGACCTCCTGAGAAGAATGCGGCCTCTAGTGGAAACCAGTTTTTGGACATCAAGCCCAACACCAGGATGGGCACCAGCTTGAAGAGTCACTGCACCCTGACCTGCAGTGCTGCAGTCAGCTCCCATCAGAACCTCCAGTGCAGCTCTCCACTGGATCCCTCCAGTGAAGTAAATCATTTAGTGGAGGATGGGCTGAAGACTGGACTAAACGTGTCCTGCAAGGACATCCAGAACACACTCTCTTCTGACTCCAAGACTTCGGGGACAGATCATGACAATGACAATGAATGGAAACAG ATTGATGACGTGCTGTGGAGTGATCCGATGTCTCAAACTGGCTGCATTCCGAACAAGATTCGAGGAGGTGGATGTTACTGGGGTCCAGATGTAACAGAGAAGGTCTTGAACAGACATAATTTGCAGCTTCTTATCCGGTCCCATGAGTGCAAGCAGGAGGGTTATGCATTTTGTCACAATCGCAAG GTCCTGACCATTTTTTCCGCATCAAACTACTATGAAGTGGGCAGTAACAGAGGTGCCTACCTCAGACTAGGTCCGGATTTGGTACCGCATTTCAATCAGTACCAGGCTAACTGTGGAACCCGAGAGCTAACCCTCAGACAAAG TGTGAGCCACATGGAATGCTCAGCACTCAGGGCCCTGAGGGAGCTGCTCTTTGCTCACAAGTCGGACCTCATTAGAGCCCTCCAGGAATATGACAGTGGTAACACAG GACAGATCTCCCTCAATCACTGGTCTGCTGCAGTAGAGGCTGTGCTTCAGCTGGGCCTGCCCTGGCGGGTGCTGCGCCCCCAACTGGTGACCAGTGCGCATGACGGCTTGCTGGACTATCAGGCGTGGTTTCGTGAGCTTGCCATCACCGAGCCGAGGACTGAG CCTTTCCACCGGAATCTTCTTGAGACTATGTACAAGCATCATTCCAACCTTGAGACCATCTTTAGAATCATTGACACTGATCACTCAG GGTTCATCTCCTTCGAAGAGTTTCATCAAACATGGAAGCTGTTCAGCTCCCATTTAAACGTGGGCATAAGTGAGGAGGCGATCTCAGACATGGCAGTCAGCATTGACTTCAACAAAGACGGGAAAATTGACATCAACGAGTTCATGGAGGCCTTCCGCCTAGCGCACAGGACTATGAAGCACCCGACCGAACGTGAAGATTCAAGTGCAAGCCTTTAG
- the LOC125746231 gene encoding serine/threonine-protein phosphatase with EF-hands 2-like isoform X3 produces the protein MEMRRRCTWNIFQSIEYAGELDQIKLHNFFGYLMDHFTPASSERNLISHIFRENEICHDTELEMYFCYKNMEVSKLYSGPHLSFPLTVTGAAELVEAFRNKQHLHTRYVLQLLLETWKLLRLLPNINYVSTCQSKEITVCGDLHGHLEDLLLIFYKNGLPSLEKLYVFNGDFVDRGKHSIEVLLIIFAFMLVYPNNVHLNRGNHEDHIVNLRYGFTKEVLGKYMLHGKKILKLLQKIFSWLPLATVVDQKVLIVHGGISDTTDLSLIAKLDRQKYVSMFRPPEKNAASSGNQFLDIKPNTRMGTSLKSHCTLTCSAAVSSHQNLQCSSPLDPSSEVNHLVEDGLKTGLNVSCKDIQNTLSSDSKTSGTDHDNDNEWKQIDDVLWSDPMSQTGCIPNKIRGGGCYWGPDVTEKVLNRHNLQLLIRSHECKQEGYAFCHNRKVLTIFSASNYYEVGSNRGAYLRLGPDLVPHFNQYQANCGTRELTLRQSVSHMECSALRALRELLFAHKSDLIRALQEYDSGNTGQISLNHWSAAVEAVLQLGLPWRVLRPQLVTSAHDGLLDYQAWFRELAITEPRTEPFHRNLLETMYKHHSNLETIFRIIDTDHSGFISFEEFHQTWKLFSSHLNVGISEEAISDMAVSIDFNKDGKIDINEFMEAFRLAHRTMKHPTEREDSSASL, from the exons ATGGAGATGAGACGGAGATGCACATGGAACATTTTCCAGTCTATAGAATATGCAGGGGAGCTAGATCAGATAAAG CTACACAACTTCTTTGGCTACCTCATGGATCACTTTACACCAGCTAGCAGTGAAA GAAACTTGATCTCCCACATCTTCAGGGAAAATGAAATATGTCATGACACAGAATTGGAGATGTACTTTTGCTATAAGAACATGGAAGTATCTAAGCTGTACTCTGGACCCCACCTCAGCTTCCCGCTCACTGTCACTGGCGCAGCTGAGTTAGTTGAAGCCTTCAGGAACAAACAG CATCTCCATACACGATACGTCCTTCAGCTTCTTCTGGAAACTTGGAAACTACTAAGATTATTGCCAAATATAAACTATGTTTCCACCTGCCAAAGCAAGGAAATCACTGTCTGTG gAGACTTACATGGCCATCTGGAGGACCTGCTGCTCATTTTTTATAAG AATGGCCTCCCATCGCTGGAGAAGCTCTATGTCTTTAATGGTGACTTTGTGGACCGTGGCAAGCACTCAATTGAGGTTCTTCTTATCATTTTTGCATTCATGCTGGTGTATCCAAATAATGTGCATCTCAACAGAGGAAATCATGAGGACCACATTGTGAATTTGAG GTATGGCTTCACCAAGGAAGTGTTGGGAAAATATATG CTCCATGGCAAGAAGATACTGAAACTGCTTCAGAAAATCTTCAGCTGGTTACCGCTAGCAACTGTGGTTGATCAGAAAGTCTTGATCGTGCATGGAGGTATCTCTGATACCACGGACCTCAGTCTCATTGCCAAACTGGACCGACAGAAA TATGTTTCAATGTTCAGACCTCCTGAGAAGAATGCGGCCTCTAGTGGAAACCAGTTTTTGGACATCAAGCCCAACACCAGGATGGGCACCAGCTTGAAGAGTCACTGCACCCTGACCTGCAGTGCTGCAGTCAGCTCCCATCAGAACCTCCAGTGCAGCTCTCCACTGGATCCCTCCAGTGAAGTAAATCATTTAGTGGAGGATGGGCTGAAGACTGGACTAAACGTGTCCTGCAAGGACATCCAGAACACACTCTCTTCTGACTCCAAGACTTCGGGGACAGATCATGACAATGACAATGAATGGAAACAG ATTGATGACGTGCTGTGGAGTGATCCGATGTCTCAAACTGGCTGCATTCCGAACAAGATTCGAGGAGGTGGATGTTACTGGGGTCCAGATGTAACAGAGAAGGTCTTGAACAGACATAATTTGCAGCTTCTTATCCGGTCCCATGAGTGCAAGCAGGAGGGTTATGCATTTTGTCACAATCGCAAG GTCCTGACCATTTTTTCCGCATCAAACTACTATGAAGTGGGCAGTAACAGAGGTGCCTACCTCAGACTAGGTCCGGATTTGGTACCGCATTTCAATCAGTACCAGGCTAACTGTGGAACCCGAGAGCTAACCCTCAGACAAAG TGTGAGCCACATGGAATGCTCAGCACTCAGGGCCCTGAGGGAGCTGCTCTTTGCTCACAAGTCGGACCTCATTAGAGCCCTCCAGGAATATGACAGTGGTAACACAG GACAGATCTCCCTCAATCACTGGTCTGCTGCAGTAGAGGCTGTGCTTCAGCTGGGCCTGCCCTGGCGGGTGCTGCGCCCCCAACTGGTGACCAGTGCGCATGACGGCTTGCTGGACTATCAGGCGTGGTTTCGTGAGCTTGCCATCACCGAGCCGAGGACTGAG CCTTTCCACCGGAATCTTCTTGAGACTATGTACAAGCATCATTCCAACCTTGAGACCATCTTTAGAATCATTGACACTGATCACTCAG GGTTCATCTCCTTCGAAGAGTTTCATCAAACATGGAAGCTGTTCAGCTCCCATTTAAACGTGGGCATAAGTGAGGAGGCGATCTCAGACATGGCAGTCAGCATTGACTTCAACAAAGACGGGAAAATTGACATCAACGAGTTCATGGAGGCCTTCCGCCTAGCGCACAGGACTATGAAGCACCCGACCGAACGTGAAGATTCAAGTGCAAGCCTTTAG
- the nup54 gene encoding nucleoporin p54 isoform X7, with the protein MAFNFGGGTTNTPSLTATGFGATTTTAPTTGFGFGSTTTGGLFGSTQNKGFGFSSALSTGATTGTAFGTALGTGLNFGGFNVQPQQQQGGLFGQPGQAPSQSNQLINTASALSAPTLLGDERDAILAKWNQLQAFWGTGKGYFNNNIAPVDFTQENPFCRFKAVGYSCIPGSKDEDGLVVLALNKKEEDVRSQQQQLVESLHKVLGGNQTLTVNIEGVKALPDDQTEVIIYLVERSPNGTSKRIAASSLFGFVEQVNVKTQLQQLGVVMSVTRNELSPAQLKQLLQNPPAGVDPIIWEQAKVDNPDPDRLIPVPMVGFKELLRRLKIQDQMTKQHQTRVDIISNDISELQKNQATTVAKIAQYKRKLMALSHRVLQVLIKQEIQRKSGYAIQVDEEHLRVQLDTIQSELNAPTQFKGRLNELMSQIRMQNHFGAVRSEERYSVDADLLREIKQHLKQEQEGLSHLISVIKDDMEDIKLIEHGLQDGVHVRGGMLS; encoded by the exons GTGGCCTGTTTGGTAGTACTCAGAATAAAGGATTTGGATTCTCGTCTGCCTTGAGCACTGGCGCGACCACTGGCACTGCTTTTGGCACTGCACTCGGAACAGGACTAAACTTCGGAGGGTTTAATGTTCAACCACAACAACAACAGG GAGGCTTGTTTGGGCAGCCTGGACAAGCGCCATCACAATCCAACCAGCTGATCAACACAGCCAGTGCTCTTTCCGCGCCCACTCTCCTTGGCGATGAGCGCGATGCCATCTTGGCCAAGTGGAATCAGCTCCAGGCTTTCTGGGGAACTGGCAAGGGCTACTTCAACAACAATATCGCCCCTGTTGATTTCACCCAGGAGAACCCATTTTGCAGATTCAAG GCAGTGGGTTACAGTTGCATCCCAGGTAGTAAGGACGAGGACGGCTTGGTGGTCTTAGCTCTGAACAAGAAGGAGGAGGACGTCCGGAGTCAACAGCAGCAGCTGGTGGAGTCTCTGCACAAGGTCCTCGGAGGGAACCAGACTCTGACCGTAAACATTGAGGGCGTCAAAGCCCTGCCCGATGACCA GACGGAGGTAATCATATATCTAGTCGAACGCTCCCCAAATGGTACCTCCAAGAGGATAGCGGCCTCCTCGCTCTTTGGCTTCGTGGAGCAGGTCAATGTGAAAACGCAGCTCCAGCAGCTGGGTGTGGTTATGTCCGTCACCCGCAATGAGCTCTCGCCTGCGCAGCTGAAGCAGCTCCTGCAGAATCCGCCCGCCG GTGTGGACCCTATCATTTGGGAGCAGGCCAAAGTTGATAACCCCGATCCAGATAG GTTGATTCCAGTACCTATGGTTGGCTTCAAAGAGCTGCTCCGCAGACTCAAGATCCAAGACCAAATGACGAAACAGCACCAGACTCGAGTTGAT ATAATCTCTAATGACATAAGCGAACTACAGAAGAACCAGGCGACTACAGTGGCCAAAATTGCTCAGTACAAAAGGAAGCTGATGGCCTTGTCCCACAGAGTTCTTCAG GTGTTAATAAAGCAGGAGATTCAGAGGAAGAGCGGCTACGCAATCCAGGTGGACGAGGAGCATCTCCGCGTGCAGCTGGACACCATCCAGTCTGAGCTCAACGCTCCCACCCAGTTCAAG GGTCGGCTGAATGAGCTGATGTCTCAGATCCGCATGCAGAACCACTTCGGGGCGGTCCGCTCGGAGGAGCGCTACAGCGTCGATGCGGACTTGTTGAGGGAGATAAAGCAG CATTtaaaacaggagcaggagggccTGAGTCACCTGATAAGTGTTATAAAGGATGATATGGAAGATATCAAGTTGATCGAGCACGGTCTTCAGGATGGCGTCCATGTCAGAGGTGGCATGCTCAGCTGA
- the nup54 gene encoding nucleoporin p54 isoform X6, which yields MAFNFGGGTTNTPSLTATGFGATTTTAPTTGFGFGSTTTGAFGGFGATTTSAPASSFSFSTPTNTGGLFGSTQNKGFGFSSALSTGATTGTAFGTALGTGLNFGGFNVQPQQQQGGLFGQPGQAPSQSNQLINTASALSAPTLLGDERDAILAKWNQLQAFWGTGKGYFNNNIAPVDFTQENPFCRFKAVGYSCIPGSKDEDGLVVLALNKKEEDVRSQQQQLVESLHKVLGGNQTLTVNIEGVKALPDDQTEVIIYLVERSPNGTSKRIAASSLFGFVEQVNVKTQLQQLGVVMSVTRNELSPAQLKQLLQNPPAGVDPIIWEQAKVDNPDPDRLIPVPMVGFKELLRRLKIQDQMTKQHQTRVDIISNDISELQKNQATTVAKIAQYKRKLMALSHRVLQVLIKQEIQRKSGYAIQVDEEHLRVQLDTIQSELNAPTQFKGRLNELMSQIRMQNHFGAVRSEERYSVDADLLREIKQHLKQEQEGLSHLISVIKDDMEDIKLIEHGLQDGVHVRGGMLS from the exons GTGCTTTTGGTGGGTTTGGGGCGACCACCACATCTGCTCCTGCATCTTCATTCAGTTTCTCTACTCCTACAAACACAG GTGGCCTGTTTGGTAGTACTCAGAATAAAGGATTTGGATTCTCGTCTGCCTTGAGCACTGGCGCGACCACTGGCACTGCTTTTGGCACTGCACTCGGAACAGGACTAAACTTCGGAGGGTTTAATGTTCAACCACAACAACAACAGG GAGGCTTGTTTGGGCAGCCTGGACAAGCGCCATCACAATCCAACCAGCTGATCAACACAGCCAGTGCTCTTTCCGCGCCCACTCTCCTTGGCGATGAGCGCGATGCCATCTTGGCCAAGTGGAATCAGCTCCAGGCTTTCTGGGGAACTGGCAAGGGCTACTTCAACAACAATATCGCCCCTGTTGATTTCACCCAGGAGAACCCATTTTGCAGATTCAAG GCAGTGGGTTACAGTTGCATCCCAGGTAGTAAGGACGAGGACGGCTTGGTGGTCTTAGCTCTGAACAAGAAGGAGGAGGACGTCCGGAGTCAACAGCAGCAGCTGGTGGAGTCTCTGCACAAGGTCCTCGGAGGGAACCAGACTCTGACCGTAAACATTGAGGGCGTCAAAGCCCTGCCCGATGACCA GACGGAGGTAATCATATATCTAGTCGAACGCTCCCCAAATGGTACCTCCAAGAGGATAGCGGCCTCCTCGCTCTTTGGCTTCGTGGAGCAGGTCAATGTGAAAACGCAGCTCCAGCAGCTGGGTGTGGTTATGTCCGTCACCCGCAATGAGCTCTCGCCTGCGCAGCTGAAGCAGCTCCTGCAGAATCCGCCCGCCG GTGTGGACCCTATCATTTGGGAGCAGGCCAAAGTTGATAACCCCGATCCAGATAG GTTGATTCCAGTACCTATGGTTGGCTTCAAAGAGCTGCTCCGCAGACTCAAGATCCAAGACCAAATGACGAAACAGCACCAGACTCGAGTTGAT ATAATCTCTAATGACATAAGCGAACTACAGAAGAACCAGGCGACTACAGTGGCCAAAATTGCTCAGTACAAAAGGAAGCTGATGGCCTTGTCCCACAGAGTTCTTCAG GTGTTAATAAAGCAGGAGATTCAGAGGAAGAGCGGCTACGCAATCCAGGTGGACGAGGAGCATCTCCGCGTGCAGCTGGACACCATCCAGTCTGAGCTCAACGCTCCCACCCAGTTCAAG GGTCGGCTGAATGAGCTGATGTCTCAGATCCGCATGCAGAACCACTTCGGGGCGGTCCGCTCGGAGGAGCGCTACAGCGTCGATGCGGACTTGTTGAGGGAGATAAAGCAG CATTtaaaacaggagcaggagggccTGAGTCACCTGATAAGTGTTATAAAGGATGATATGGAAGATATCAAGTTGATCGAGCACGGTCTTCAGGATGGCGTCCATGTCAGAGGTGGCATGCTCAGCTGA
- the nup54 gene encoding nucleoporin p54 isoform X4 encodes MAFNFGGGTTNTPSLTATGFGATTTTAPTTGFGFGSTTTGFGGLGAASTTTGAFGGFGATTTSAPASSFSFSTPTNTGGLFGSTQNKGFGFSSALSTGATTGTAFGTALGTGLNFGGFNVQPQQQQGGLFGQPGQAPSQSNQLINTASALSAPTLLGDERDAILAKWNQLQAFWGTGKGYFNNNIAPVDFTQENPFCRFKAVGYSCIPGSKDEDGLVVLALNKKEEDVRSQQQQLVESLHKVLGGNQTLTVNIEGVKALPDDQTEVIIYLVERSPNGTSKRIAASSLFGFVEQVNVKTQLQQLGVVMSVTRNELSPAQLKQLLQNPPAGVDPIIWEQAKVDNPDPDRLIPVPMVGFKELLRRLKIQDQMTKQHQTRVDIISNDISELQKNQATTVAKIAQYKRKLMALSHRVLQVLIKQEIQRKSGYAIQVDEEHLRVQLDTIQSELNAPTQFKGRLNELMSQIRMQNHFGAVRSEERYSVDADLLREIKQHLKQEQEGLSHLISVIKDDMEDIKLIEHGLQDGVHVRGGMLS; translated from the exons GATTTGGGGGGCTGGGAGCTGCCAGCACCACCACCG GTGCTTTTGGTGGGTTTGGGGCGACCACCACATCTGCTCCTGCATCTTCATTCAGTTTCTCTACTCCTACAAACACAG GTGGCCTGTTTGGTAGTACTCAGAATAAAGGATTTGGATTCTCGTCTGCCTTGAGCACTGGCGCGACCACTGGCACTGCTTTTGGCACTGCACTCGGAACAGGACTAAACTTCGGAGGGTTTAATGTTCAACCACAACAACAACAGG GAGGCTTGTTTGGGCAGCCTGGACAAGCGCCATCACAATCCAACCAGCTGATCAACACAGCCAGTGCTCTTTCCGCGCCCACTCTCCTTGGCGATGAGCGCGATGCCATCTTGGCCAAGTGGAATCAGCTCCAGGCTTTCTGGGGAACTGGCAAGGGCTACTTCAACAACAATATCGCCCCTGTTGATTTCACCCAGGAGAACCCATTTTGCAGATTCAAG GCAGTGGGTTACAGTTGCATCCCAGGTAGTAAGGACGAGGACGGCTTGGTGGTCTTAGCTCTGAACAAGAAGGAGGAGGACGTCCGGAGTCAACAGCAGCAGCTGGTGGAGTCTCTGCACAAGGTCCTCGGAGGGAACCAGACTCTGACCGTAAACATTGAGGGCGTCAAAGCCCTGCCCGATGACCA GACGGAGGTAATCATATATCTAGTCGAACGCTCCCCAAATGGTACCTCCAAGAGGATAGCGGCCTCCTCGCTCTTTGGCTTCGTGGAGCAGGTCAATGTGAAAACGCAGCTCCAGCAGCTGGGTGTGGTTATGTCCGTCACCCGCAATGAGCTCTCGCCTGCGCAGCTGAAGCAGCTCCTGCAGAATCCGCCCGCCG GTGTGGACCCTATCATTTGGGAGCAGGCCAAAGTTGATAACCCCGATCCAGATAG GTTGATTCCAGTACCTATGGTTGGCTTCAAAGAGCTGCTCCGCAGACTCAAGATCCAAGACCAAATGACGAAACAGCACCAGACTCGAGTTGAT ATAATCTCTAATGACATAAGCGAACTACAGAAGAACCAGGCGACTACAGTGGCCAAAATTGCTCAGTACAAAAGGAAGCTGATGGCCTTGTCCCACAGAGTTCTTCAG GTGTTAATAAAGCAGGAGATTCAGAGGAAGAGCGGCTACGCAATCCAGGTGGACGAGGAGCATCTCCGCGTGCAGCTGGACACCATCCAGTCTGAGCTCAACGCTCCCACCCAGTTCAAG GGTCGGCTGAATGAGCTGATGTCTCAGATCCGCATGCAGAACCACTTCGGGGCGGTCCGCTCGGAGGAGCGCTACAGCGTCGATGCGGACTTGTTGAGGGAGATAAAGCAG CATTtaaaacaggagcaggagggccTGAGTCACCTGATAAGTGTTATAAAGGATGATATGGAAGATATCAAGTTGATCGAGCACGGTCTTCAGGATGGCGTCCATGTCAGAGGTGGCATGCTCAGCTGA